The following coding sequences lie in one Benincasa hispida cultivar B227 chromosome 6, ASM972705v1, whole genome shotgun sequence genomic window:
- the LOC120079404 gene encoding vesicle transport v-SNARE 12-like: MSEVFEGYERQYCELSANVSRKSNSFSASDSEQKQQWLSEIKVSLDEADVLIRKMDLEARSLQPGVKAMLLAKLREYKADLGKLKKEFKRLTSPNADQAAREELLESGMADAHLASADQRERMTMSIERINQSGERITESRRTMLETEELGVSILQDLHQQRETLLQSHKRLHGVDDAIDKSKKVLATMSRRISRNKWIVGSVIGVLVLVIILILYLKL; this comes from the exons ATGAGTGAGGTTTTCGAGGGTTACGAGCGTCAATATTGTGAACTCTCCGCCAATGTTTCTCGGAAATCCAACTCTTTCTCCGCCTCGGATTCAG AACAGAAACAGCAATGGCTTTCGGAAATCAAAGTTAGTTTGGATGAGGCTGATGTTTTG ATCCGGAAAATGGACCTTGAGGCTAGAAGTTTGCAGCCAGGGGTAAAGGCTATGCTACTTGCTAAGTTACGGGAGTACAAAGCTGACCTTGGGAAACTGAAAAAGGAATTTAAAAGATTGACATCACCAAATGCTGATCAGGCTGCCCGTGAAGAACTATTGGAGTCTGGAATGGCAGATGCTCATTTG GCTTCCGCTGATCAAAGAGAGAGGATGACAATGTCCATAGAGAGAATAAATCAGTCAGGTGAAAGAATCACAGAGAGTAGAAGAACCATGCTGGAGACCGAGGAGCTCGGTGTCTCAATCCTCCAGGACTTGCATCAACAGCGTGAAACTCTCCTCCAGTCCCATAAGAGA CTTCATGGGGTAGATGACGCCATTGATAAGAGTAAAAAGGTTCTGGCCACGATGTCTCGAAGAATCAGTCGAAATAAATGGATCGTCGGGTCAGTAATTGGAGTTCTGGTACTTGTAATTATCCTTATACTGTATCTTAAGCTCTAA